The Aspergillus fumigatus Af293 chromosome 3, whole genome shotgun sequence region CATAAGATAATACCTAGACTGCGGGACCAATGTAAACCCCAAATTCGGGAAAAACCCTCCCCCAACCAATCACAGCAGCTGCAGCCCTCATTACTCAATCCCGATCTCACTCACGTGACCCCCACTCCAACTTCATCCGCCAGCATCTCCGGCCAATCCTCCATTCGCCTGTTCTAAAGATCTCCAATCCTAGTCGTCACCATGCCTCAGGATATGCCCCCATCGGGGGGCTATGCGCCTGTACAGTACAAGGCAAGTTCTCAATTACTGGTTTTCCCAACGCAGAACCCAAATTACCGATAGAACTAACCCAAACCACAGCGTAACCTCCCTGCCCGCGGCTTCCGACCCATCTACTACCTCGTTGGAATGCACCTCTTCATGGCCTACGGCTACTACAAGCTCTTCTACGGTATCCGCGAACAGCACGAGCTCGCCCGCGAGAAGGTCTGGTCCCGCCTGCACCTGGTCCCGCTGctccaggctgaggaagaCCGTGACCAGGTCCGCAGACACTTCGCGGACAAGGCTCGTGAGAAGGAGCTTCTGGGTACGGAGAGCAAAGTCTACAATTCCGATCGGTATGTGGAACCCATGGGATTGAAAGTGGTGCGGTACAGTTGGCTGACCTTGTTTCTCTTGCGTTTGCTTTAGCTTTGTTCGT contains the following coding sequences:
- a CDS encoding putative NADH-ubiquinone oxidoreductase subunit GRIM-19, which produces MPQDMPPSGGYAPVQYKRNLPARGFRPIYYLVGMHLFMAYGYYKLFYGIREQHELAREKVWSRLHLVPLLQAEEDRDQVRRHFADKAREKELLGTESKVYNSDRFVRPTFVYTPSKVTQ